Below is a window of Humulus lupulus chromosome 2, drHumLupu1.1, whole genome shotgun sequence DNA.
TTGTTTAAAGACTCgcatttgttaaaatgggcattttcataattttgaccaattgataatatatttgtaattttgtatGTTGTGTGCCTGTGactgcattattatgtggaaatatttgtgatattcggaaTGAGAAAATCCTTTTGAGGAATTTAGGGGAATAGTCACAAGAATGATTTTTACCCGGCTCAGGTGAgcgaggggtattttggaaattagTGGAAGATGAAATTAGTTTGTACAAAAGTTAAGGAACTAGTGTCTGTCAGCGAATTCATGCCAATTAGTCTGTGCAATGTCTTATATAAGATCATTTCAAAGGTCTTAATAAACAGACTAAAACTTTTTCTACCAGCAATTATAAATAGCACTCAAAGTTCTTTCGTTCTTGACAGACTCATAACAGACAATGTGTCGATAGCATATGAATGCTTAATTAGCCTAAGATGCCAAAAATGTGGAAAAAAGTATTATGCAACAATGAAACTAGACATGAGCAAAGCTTATAAGAGAGTAGAAATGATTTTCATTGAAATAATGCTACTAAAGTTGGGTTTCAAGCAACAATGGGTTTATAAGATAATGAAATGTGTCTTGTCAGTTCGATATTCTTTTCAAATAAATGGACAGGTTTATGGAGAATGGACCCCTAAACGAGGTCTACGACAAGGAGATCCACTCTCACCCTATTTGTTTCTCATCTGTGCATAAGGCTTTTCAGGATTACTACACCATGTAGAAAGCAAAAGAAACATTCTAGGTTTAAAAATAGCAAAGAATGCTCCTCCCATCAGTCATCTTTTCTTCGCGAGCGATAGCCTACTTATTGTACAGGCTTCTGAAAGATCTTTGAcaacaatttaaataaaattttccatCTATTTAGAATGCTCAGGGTAGGTATGacataaatttaaacaataatATCATAAGGCCACTATTGAACAATTATATTAGAGAATTGAAAAGATATGAATTTAAATTTCCTTTGTTTTTTTGTCACAGATGTTCAACTTCAATAAGTCCCACTTATTCTTCTCCCCAAATACCCCAGAGGAAGTTTGATCACTATATGTTTCCTCCCTTAACATGCAAATGACCAATAACATTGAAACTTATCTAGGCTTACCTATGATGAGAGgaagaaataaaaaattgttattCAAAACAATAAAAGACAAGATATGGACACAATTACACTCTTGGCAAACAAAAATCTTCTCTAAAGTGGGAAATGAAATCCTTCTAAAAGTAGTTATCCAAGCAATGCCAACATATTTAATGTCATGTTTTTGAATTCCGGAAGGACTATGCAATGAGATTGAGTGATTATTGGCATGCTATTGGTGGGGATCTTTTCAATCCAAGAGGAAGATTCATTGGTGAGCTTGGCATAATATTTATTTACCAAAAAGGTTGGGAGGCTTAGGTTTTAGAAAGTTTATCCAATATAAACAAGTGTTGTTGGCTAAACAGGTGTGACGTATACTAATGAATTCATCGTCTCTTATTGCGCAAGTGTTGAAAGCCAGATATTTCCAAAGTCACAGTTTTTTGGATTCTAGGGAAGGAAATTACCCATCACTAATATGGAAAAGTATTCTGTGGGGTAGAGACCTACTTATCAAAGGGTTAAGAAGACAAATAGGAAATAGAATTCACACAAAGGCTTTTAATGATCCATGGATACCAAGACCACTATCTTTTTTACCAACTACAAGAGGCACAGTAGTGTCTATGACAGTCTCATAACTCATAGAAGTGCCAGGAATATGGAATAAATGACCAATTCAACAATGCTTTAATTCTTTTGACTCTCATCTTATTTTAACCAACCAATTAACCCCCTTGATCATGCCGACTCGTGGCTTTGACACTACACAAATCATGGATGCTACTCAGTCAAAAGTGGATACAATTTAGCTATGACAGTTGACAAATCCTTGCCATCCTCATCAAGGGAAGTTCTTTCGAAGTGGTGGGGATCTTTTTGGGCAATTGAAATCCCACAAAAAAGACTACATTTTGGGTGGAGAGGTTTTCATGAGATTTTGCCTACACTAAGGGGATTATTCGCCGTAATATATCTCTGTGCAATAATTGCCCTTTGTACGGTTTTGGGGAAGATTCTAATGCACATGACGTTTTCTATATCCTTACTCCCAAGACATATGGAAGCAAATAGATTACCCTTTTCTCCTATGCCAAAAGGAAGATGTTTCTTTCAAGAGTGTATTACTATATGCCTCCCAAATCTTAGAAAAAGAAGCCTTTGCAAAGATGCTAATTGTTGCTTGGATAACATGGTTTGAAAGAAACAAGAAAACCAATGGCCAAAAAAATAGAAGACCACAACAAGTAATGAGTTGGCTATCTTCTTATTGGGATGCAATACAGAATGTACAAATCTAGATAGATCAAACACGTTTAAGAAGAAGCTCTTTCAGCAGAAGGAGGGAAGAAATAAAAACTCATGATTTCACACTACGTATTGATGCATCAATCTCGACCCATACAAATATGATTGGTTTGGGAGCAGCCATATTCGCAACGAATAAGCAAATGAAGGCAACTCTGCCCAAGCCACTATAAGGTTCATAATTAATTTGCTCTCATTACTAAGGCATGGAAGGTCTAACCAAAATGATACCCCTTTGGTTAGATATTTCCAAATCAAATAAAACGTTATCTTAATAAGatgtttttttgttaaaaaaaagttTCTTATAGGAGTTGGTTTTTTTGTGATACATATTCTTTATCGGCTTTTCAAGCGGAGACACTTGCACTTTTGGTAGGATTAAGGTGGGCTCAAGATATTGGTCTACCAGTAAATGCATTCTTCTCTGATTCCCTATCTTTGGTCTCAGCTTTGGGTAACAATACAGTGTACTAAAATGTAGGGGTGCtcatccgatccaatccaatctaatttagcttcaaaatccaatcaaatcaaatccaatccaattataatTGTATCGCAATTGGATTTGATCggttttttttaatcaatttttttaTCTCTTAACTTGAATttcaatattaaaaatttaacaaataaaaaaagtATACAAAACAAATCATACAAAAACTAACGATATTTACTAATAATATTACTACATTAAAACCTTAAAATTACCGCATCAACTCTTTAACACGATGTATTTACATAATAAGATATACTATATCACAACCAAtataaacttttataatttaatataatatatataaatattttaataaatgttGGATTGGATCGGTTTCTAATTGAATTTTCAGAGTGTCATTCAATAAACGATCCAATCAAATTAACATCAAACTTTTCAATTCTAATACAATCTAATTGtagttggatatccaattttttgAAATTGGATTGATTCAGGATAATTGAATTGATTTTGATCTTGAGCACCCCTATCAAAATGAACTAGGGTTTTCTTTTATGACATAAGAGCTTTATTGTCTAGTTTTCCATGCACATCTCTTTCTCATTTAAGTCGCAACTTTAATGTTGCTACTCATGAACTGGCTATGCATGCCTTTAGGATAGACGATAAACTTTGTTGGCTGGAGGAGACCCCTCCTCCCATTTGTAATGATGTTGTTATGTAATCTAATATGgtagattttgaaaaaaaaaatgtaataaatttgtttaagaaaaatgaagtagatacttttttttttccttcaaaatttcaataaagaaaaataaagtttTATTTATACACTAatgtttttcaaaaataattattacaGTAGATAGTAAACTACTATTACCTCAACCATTTACGTATTCTCTCTCATCAGTAATCGACACAGCACAGCAGACCCGGAGCCGGCCCACCCACGGTCTCTGAGATCTCTTCCTACTTCTTCGTGGACGTGGACGTGGGCGTGGACGTAGACGTAGACGTAGTCGTATTCCTTCCTAAAACGCCCTCGACACTTTTCTCGCCCCAAACAAAAATGGCGGGGATCCGATTGCAGCCGCCGGAGGATTCTGACATTTCTCACCAGAGCCGAGCAACTCCTCCCGCCGCCGATCTCGTTTCCGATGACGATCGCTCCATTGCCGCCGACTCCTGGTCCATCAAGAGCGAGTACGGTAGCACGCTTGATGACGACCAGCGCCATGCCGACGCCGCCGAAGCCCTTTCAGCCGGAAACTTCCGTGCCGCCTCTGATTACAGGTTAGTTTCATTTTAACTTGCTGTTTGGCTCCGGCGAAAATGTTGTTACGAAGGTGACATGGGAAACAACTAGGATTATTGAATACAAGTTAGGGATATGTCTGTTAGGGTTGCAAACATGGATTGGTTGAGTGTTGGAATTATCTATCACTTTGTTAAAATTTTTATACAGAAATTTAATAATGTATTGAAATAGATTTATACTTGGAACTTTCCTTCATTTATGAATAGGCATCTGATTATATTTTGGTTATTCTAGATGGTTTGAATTGGACATAAGCAACTGGTTTTAGAATATGTCGTTTTATCATTTGTGCAGTTCTGACAAGGATGAACCCGATTCTGAAGCAGAGGCATCAATGTTAGGTCTTCAGAGTTATTGGGATTCCGCATATGCCGATGAGTTGACGAATTTCCGCGAACATGGCCATTCCGGTGAAGTTTGGTACGATATACTTGACAACTGCTTTTGCTACTTCTAAATTCTTTGTTTCATAAAATCAGAGACTTAAAAAAATGTATGTTCCTCATAATTTACTATGTTGCATTATCATCAAATGTCTCATGCTTTGGTATCTACCTGATGAATTGCATTCACTTTTGTATATTACCAATTACAGTTTGTAAGAATCACCATTTTAATTGAAATGAGGGCTAACTGTTTGATTTGTTGAGCTGATATATTAAAGTTGAGAGTGGACTGCCCCCTTCCCCCTGGCCTACgcattttgattttatttttggagATCTGTGGGAATCCTTGTTTTTTAAAACCGTTGTTATTTGTCTACAAAATTGTGTTGGAAACTTAGAATACGTCGATCTTTTCCTTTTGTTTCTATAGGTTTGGAACTGATGTCATGGAAGTTGTTGCTTCTTGGACCAAAAGCTTGTGCGTTGATATTTCTAAAAGTCACCGTCCAAATCATGTTGATGATGAAACATCTGATTCTGTCGAATATGGTGATAAATATCTTACTTCGTGGAGTGTCCTAGACATTGGGACTGGAAATGGTTTGCTACTTCAAGAACTAGCCAAACAAGGGTATGCTTTACTAAATGCTGGCTTTTAATAGTTTTTATCTTTTGCCTGAAAACCAAGATAATTATGACTCAGAAAATTAGGAACTATTTGTTTGAAAAATCTCAGCTGTTGGtcttaaataaaattttgttttaatttggaGAGTCTTGCTTATGCTGAAAGGCGAATGACTCTGCTAGCTTTTTATGGGGGGACAATTATATGTCAATAGTATAATAACATGTGTTGGTTGAAGTAGTGAAGAGAAAGATGGACATGCTAAATGCAAACAATTGTCAGGAAGCATTTGTTTTATGATTAGGGCTAATATATTCCATGCACAGGGTTTTGTCAATTAGTGCTGCGTCTTTCAATGGCTAAGATAGAAATAGACATTAGGAATTGTAAGAATTGCTATAACAAGAAAGTTCGTTTCCTTAATAACTAACCAAATATGAATGATACATAATCAAAACGAAGATTGTGCATACCTTTGTAGACAATGCATCTTGAtcctagtttttatttttatttttcttttaaataaagaaaaagaaacaaacaaacaaaagagCTCTGATAAGTCCATTCACCTTTTAATAACTTTGGTGGTTTTGCTTTAGCGTTAAGTTACAAGTGAAGTGCCAAATGTCCTTGATACTGTAGCTCTTTTAATAGTTATAAATTAATGTTTGAGATGTTGTTGAATGTCAACTTATTTTAAAATGACTGTTTCATCATATTCCTCTTGTAAGCATGATCTTGGTTTTGGgatactttttatttattttttgcaaatAGCCCATTGTTTAAGAGAGTATTCAGAAGGTGATTGAAGTAATTCAGAATGGTAAAATGATTCGAGCAAGTTATTGAAAGATTATGTataacttttaaaaataaagcaGTTCTTTCTTTTCCCTCCCTCTCTTTTGGATGGAATGGAACACTATCACATTGTATTACTATGTGTCGAAAAATACTAGTTTTTCTCCACTCATTTCTTGGTTTTCTGAGTTTATGATTTTAATATTTTCTGAAAAGAATTCTTTTGTGGTTTAAGCTTCCATTTGGTTTCTAAATATTTGTAAGTACCTCATCATAAGTAAAACCGTTTGTATTTTGGTTCAGGTTTTCCGATTTAACAGGAACTGATTATAGTGATGGAGCAATTGACCTTGCTCAAAAACTTGCTCAGCGTGATGGATGTGTTAATATTAACTTCTTGGTATGATCATACTTCTAGAAAATTATGCAATTATAAGCTTTTCTCTTTCCTTGTCCAGATTTATGCTTTTATCCTCTCTTATAGAATGATATTCATATATGTCATGATGTGGTCCAGGTCAAGCACCCCTTTAAAGTGGTATTTCTTctttaatgttttatttttcatGATTTTGTGCAGAAGTTCTAACATTCTTTTTAGTTAGATATTTGTGCATTTCAATTTTTGACTGATGGAAGTAATATGATTTGTTCATTGACAAGTTTTTACAATGAAGTTTATGTATTCTGTGGATCTGCTCTTAGTTTTTATTGGAATTGTAATCATTTTTACTTTTGAATTTCTTAGATGAGTTTTTgagcattcattttttttttgtttggtgaaAAAGTGAACAAGGAAAATGGAAAACTGATATTATATAGACCTTGTTAGATCTGTCAAAGGTCTTATCTTTTGGAGAAGAAGATTATGTAGACTGTAATTTGGTGACTAGAGTGCCAATGGTTCACACTGGCTTCCGTTTCTGTAAAGAAATTGATTACTGATTTAAGTATGATTGATAATAGTTTTTGAGGACTTTTACCATTGCCCAATATGAGTTAAACCGACAACTGTGAGGCTCGGGACATCTTTCACAACAGCTTAGCTACTACGTGCAATCTAGTTTTCAAGCATATGCCAACACATTATGGAGTTTAATTGTTGAAAAGATAAATTTTACCTTCCTCTTCTCTTTGAGTTGGTAACTTCAAATCATTTTACTAGTCCCAGCTGAAAGTTGATTCATCATGAATATAATTGATAATATGTGCATAGTCCAAAACAAAGTCTAGAAATTACAAATGCAACAAGATTTTAGTGAAATTTGTCATTACTTGTAAATTTACGTCATTATGTATATGTAGCTATTGTATCTAAATATGCATTCTTTGTGTGTGTTTATGCATGTGTCTATACCTTCTTTGTTTACATGTGTTTGTTTGAATGGAagtagttatgcatgtttatggttTTTCAGATTTGTTTAAGGAAATGGAGGTAGAAAACTTATATATTGCttgtttttcaaaaattttggtgACAATTTGTTAATTTTCTATATCAAAACTTTGGTTCGCTACACATGTTTGCTAAATTAATAGAGGCAATGACATTCAAAACACTTTATTTAATAATCAATTGTTCTAACTTGTATGAGTTTACATTTTGTAGACGTGATATATTGTGTTGAGATTTTCCCGTTATTATTTTTACCAGGGTATAttggtaaaataaaattatgCGTAGCTTTTATCCTGAATGGGATAATGGGAATGTGATTAAAGAGAGGGTCTCGGGAAATAGAATCTCTTATTCAACTATTCAATAACCGATTTTGTAGCTTCTTGTTCTTCAGTATATTGTAAGTAAACAAATAAATAGCAATATATTCTCTAGAAATTATGTTTAAAGTACTATCTTATCACTGTCATTTAGTAAGAATCGTTTTAGATGCACACTTGGATTGTATTATACAAATGTTCTTGGTAATATTATCCGTAAGTATGTTGCCTTCTGTCAAATCCGGAATTTACAAAAAATAGAATATATTAATTTATCGGAAATAGCATATCAAGTCTCTTTTCAATTTCTTGAAGTTTGAATTAGTGAACACTCAAAATTTTCATTCTTTAGCGTCCTTTTGCTAACTGATGAGTCTAAAAGTATAGATATGTTTGAATACATCTCAagtagtttattattattattatttggcaCCAATGTGTCTAGTCAAATAGCTTTCAGTACCAATTGATTATTTGTTGGTTGCTTTTTTATAGTTTGTTCCCTCCCAATTGTTTGAAGCTGTATCAACAGACACGGCAGAAACACTTATGTGCTGACATTTAAGTTTTTGGTGTTTGTATGTTtatgaattatgatatatgtaccTGAATTACCATATTACGTTTATATTTCTTGTTCTTTTGGTTTATCTACCAAGTATTCCAAGAAATTAATTGTGCCAATGGTTTCATTTGTTTAAGGTTGATGATGTTCTTGACACGAAGCTGGACCGGCAATTTCAACTTGTGATGGATAAAGGAACTTTAGATGCTATTGGACTGCATCCAGATGGGCCTATTAAAAGGTAATGAAAATCATTGTCATCATCCAATGTTGAAACATATATAGAAAATCCTGAGTCGTGCTGCTGCAAGTTGCAATTAATCCCCATCTCAGAAAATCCTGGCATTTGCTCAGGACTTTGAGCATTTCATGACATTTGGCACTATTAAGtctttatcatttttatttaaaaaagaaaaaagaaagtctTCATATAGACAATTATAGACACTTGAGGGGTTTCAGGCCTCTCCATTTTAGACAATTAACATTTTAAATCACAACTGAGGACTAATGGACTTTGTATTGTTTTACATCTACAGGATGATGTATTGGGACTCGGTTTCAAGATTAGTGGCTAAAGGAGGATTAGTGGTAACAAATTTACCTTATCTTAACGGTTGTGACTGAATTTAGACCCTGTTTCTTGTTTGGCTATTAATTTGTAAATGCAGATAGACACCTCAAGAGGATCTTTTTTCCTATTTAAGGAAGCAGGAAATATGTTAATTTTATCCTCATAATGTTTGGACCCAATGTCATTTTTTACTTACACATTGGTGGTGGATTGTAGGTGATCACATCCTGCAACAACACAAAAGATGAATTGGTAGAAGAAGTGGAAAGGTTTAACAAAAGAAGCATCTGTATCACCCAGGAGGTGGAAGAATCCAACAAGGACCAAGAAGCGagcagggtggtgcctccattTCAGTATTTTAGTCATGTTCGCACCTATCCAACGTTTGAGTTTGGCGGTTCCGTAGGATCACGGGTTGCCACAGTTGCATTTCTCCGTAATTAATGTGAACGTTCTAGCTTTATTGTTGTTATAATTAACTGGTTTGATACATTCCAAAACAATCATGCATGTGAGAAAGATTGGATTTACCGGACTACTCAGATTCTTTGGTAAGCAGCCCTGAAATCTGTTAATTCATTTGAAGGTGCAGGTGACTTCTTCCtactttttttcctttttctttttaccctCTTCATTTTACAGTGGGAATTGGGGATTATTTGGTTTCTGATGTACTCGACCCTCCTAAGGGGACTGATTTGCTATTTGCTGTTACACTTTACAATCATTTGTTACTACCATGTGTAAGATATATGTTTATCATTTTGTTTTTAACTTTTAAACGAGTTCTCTTAGGAGCCGTTTGGTACGAGGAGTTTACAATTTTCATATTAGTGGGAAAGTTGAAGAGGGTAATTTGATAGTCTAGAAACTTGCAtcattgtgtttggttgtgcactgtAATCTTATCTATGATTCTTGGGAATATCactttttttgtttggttgtgtATAAGAATCTGttaagtttttatatttttataaaattaatataataatatatttgatcaaaataatttataaataattttactcatgaaatattttttaacaaaattaaaaatacatctattaaatactagaatcaagtataatttttaaaattacaaaagtactcttattttatttttaataatattttatttgttattttaaactaaagtagtgatataaatgttttacaaattaattttttttaaataaacaaatattatttatcattttatagtttgatatatatatatatatatttgtttttatattataagcttcaaaaataaaataagtcattaactaaaaaattattgattaaagatttttttttttaaaaaataataataattttgaagtgtttcacatttGTGGGTATGTGAAAATCACTTGTCAGATGAGTTTCACTTGAACTTAGAATCATGACAAGTTAAAACTCCCGGAGTACAGATTCCTAGGTTAGAAAAACTTAAACTCAGTACCAAATATGAGTACCAAATATGAGAAAGTGTTTAGATTCTCATTCCCGTGTCCAGATTCTTGCATACCAAACTACCCTTTAATAGGTCTTAAAAGTTGTTTCTTTTAAGGTAAAATCTAATAAAAATGCATAAAACAATGAGTAAATCCGTTCATAAAGCATTGGGTTTATAATAAGACATGCCTACAATATCTAGATCTCATTTTTACTTTCCTTGTATGCTCTAATGGTTACTAAAGAGAGATCGAGGAAGATGAAGTTGAAAAAAAAACCCATAAATTAAGTTAAGGGAGTTATATAAGAAACTTTTGTGTGTAAAATTTGAGATTTACTCACTTGCTGTGTGTCTAATCTGTTGTCGAGAGTTGCTCACTATTGACTTTTGCAAGGAGACCACACTCTCACAAGATTGAGATAATAATCACGAGCATAAGGTAATGATGCCAGGTAGATCGTGGTCCCCAAACCTACTGACATGATACATATTTGACCACACTGCAGGCACATATCTGACCACACCTTGGTCATTAGTGCCACCACTGCTCAAGAAATAAGCCATAGATAGTTGACACGTGTTTTGAAAATACTTTACAACATTTCATGCATAAGGACAATGTGTAAAGTTAACTTGTACAAGGAACCCTATAAAAGAGGCAGCAGACTACTTTATAAAAAGTTTGAACTCAAGCATTCCAAGAGCAATACAAGTTGGGAAATTTTACACTATATGCAtcataattgtaacgacccaaattcactaataaggcttaagggccttgattagtgtgccaggggggggcatgatgagaattatgtgtgatgattatgattaagatgcaagattatgattttaagcatgttatataactatgtgaattatattatgtgataattataatgtgtgaattgtaccacgtgggtgctgtgatactagtgtgatgcacgtgccgagacggtcctagaaagctagatagtggtaactggtaatttggtaacctgtgtaactattagtaactatagagagtaacaagttttatggggaaagtggtagaattgcaaagctggtgaaaagacaagtgtacccttgaggcttagttagaaaaggatatttgaggaaggttaaaaaggtcttttggcagtaatatagagtctttggctgagggaaaaagaTATGTACGATCTATTATGCTAAGTAAAGCTGAAGTTAAGCTTttggaaggctagaaagggcAAGAAGGAAAGGGGGAATCAAGAACCTAGGAAGCAAGGTGGGAGAGGAGCTGAACTGAATTCTTTGAGGCTAAAGAAGGGCTTAAGGGGTGTGGAATCAAGcttatatcaaggtttatactgaggtaagggattgatctctgttttgttaagttttgaatttggtttTGAAAGGAATTGAGAAATAGCCATGGTTTTTCTTGTGTGggattcagctggtttgttaaggtggaacttagctcaagcttggattggaggaagctcaggtcgaatttctgtttaaggtaagggtattaagtgtATTTGCAATTTCAtggctgttatggtttaaggaatTAGGGGACTGGTTTGTGCTTTTCTTAACTTTCAGTTTAAGTGTTAGAGTTTGAATTTAGGTATAAATTCTGTGGATAAATGTGTAGATGAGTTGGGTTATagtgtttataagttgttggttggtctatgtggggtttcaaacaggttttggggcttgggtatgaagttgggatgatttggagtgagttaggcttgggaaaaacgcgaagggaaacccagaaatctgggtctgcaatggtgtgccgcggcacggcttttgcttgccgcggcctaggggtctctggaggtgggtgccgcggcacaaggaatgtggtgccgtggcacaaggcaaatttcagggagttaaattttgcaatttttggtctttgctctgggggttcgggggatgcctccggggtgttattctaaggttttgggggttccgagagtgtggattaggtaccgggaaggtagtcttggattggttaatgacaaagaacattatatttgtgttttgattaggaatttggagaggctcggggtaggggaccgtgcttgtggctacgtggcatcggaaaccaatgaattgaaaggtaagaaagctgcacctgagtatgtggttaggttgggactaagtgttccctatgttggtatgtattattatgtaaatgtgattaaccatgtggacatgatgggactaagtgttcccaatatttgtatatcatgtcgtgagatggtgttattacgccatgggacatgcgattactgGCCTAAGGGTttcggaatcattatttgcgcactggggcgcagctcagccactgggagctgaggcagcttgtttatcactgagcttggttaagctggccagagtcagtgagtattacactgggggcggctctattgagccgaagacagtgtgccaaatagagggtgcgactaagggcgccaaccctgaatgttatttgatgggtatgacaatctattggttatgaacgtgaatattgtgctatgaatatagtTAATTGACTGTCTGAATGACAACTGTTATTGCTGATTGAATAAATGTATGAATGTTGAATTCTCGGTTgggcattgtgaaatatttgttaagtgttgctgatcttactatgttatcatgctttcttgctgggccttggctcacgggtgctacgtggtgcaggttaaggcaagggcaggctggaccaagcccgaggtggagagctccaaggtgaaatgtacatagctagctgttcgatcaccacgatcgaggagtggaccaggacaaggactacctaactgctcgtttttgccttagtatggccagtcaatgtatttaaactttgtaacttttgtaaatggcttttagactgtcgtttttgggatcccatgtagataaacaatgcttagtaatgaaaatataacttttgagaccaaaacacttttaaccctagttcctccactgtttcagtaacacgattttacttaaatgacttgattagcaagtctggcaccttataaacacacagtgtaacggtcttggctatccagggcgttacaataatatAGTTAAATTTTTTAACATACCATTATAAAAATTCTCCCACTAATGTGCCGCTTCCcctattttggacaaaaataccctcaTTAGTTAAAAATAGTGAAAAATTAACACTTCAcacatttctctctctatctctctctcatcTATCATTTATAGCCATTTTCATAGCAACCTTAATAGCATTGTCGAATATACTGAAATCGGTGAAGAAATTGGACTGCTCGGATCTGAAAGTTT
It encodes the following:
- the LOC133818561 gene encoding uncharacterized protein LOC133818561, with amino-acid sequence MAGIRLQPPEDSDISHQSRATPPAADLVSDDDRSIAADSWSIKSEYGSTLDDDQRHADAAEALSAGNFRAASDYSSDKDEPDSEAEASMLGLQSYWDSAYADELTNFREHGHSGEVWFGTDVMEVVASWTKSLCVDISKSHRPNHVDDETSDSVEYGDKYLTSWSVLDIGTGNGLLLQELAKQGFSDLTGTDYSDGAIDLAQKLAQRDGCVNINFLVDDVLDTKLDRQFQLVMDKGTLDAIGLHPDGPIKRMMYWDSVSRLVAKGGLVVITSCNNTKDELVEEVERFNKRSICITQEVEESNKDQEASRVVPPFQYFSHVRTYPTFEFGGSVGSRVATVAFLRN